The Rhopalosiphum maidis isolate BTI-1 chromosome 1, ASM367621v3, whole genome shotgun sequence genome has a segment encoding these proteins:
- the LOC113558870 gene encoding uncharacterized protein LOC113558870 encodes MIMLIILTYSLFINTSFIQSLQLLKLWTIIIASRISEIQLIKLINGITEYDQKLTSFPRYLLIHRLLPKKNYWNTIFMFTLIYYILITILFMNIWPPKSIDMISIAVYFIRLEFITDVSLTLSSYFFLQQLEYRFEMLNYSWKYLFPEFLTAPGEFTHSITGMTLDKIRLLHTELSDLLRIFSEGYGKILLGYFVFNYIDMLLGFYYSIIFTKNIKIYHFHNFIRKCVPYIFQLQNSILVLSIIIAASRVREKKRKMISHLRLIRISNLSANLKIQIKLFMNQISVLESSEITAFGIFNINLNLVVSIITLLITGLVTIIQMKQHPIMSKIEENINTFLQNISVGNTTY; translated from the exons ATGatcatgttaataatattaacttactctttatttataaatactagttttatacaatcattacaattattaaagttatggACAATCATTATTGCATCAAGAATATCAGAAATTCAGTTAATAAA ATTGATTAATGGTATAACCGAGTACGATCAAAAATTAACATCATTTCCAAGATATTTGTTAATTCACCGACTTTTACCGAAGAAAAACTATTGGAACACAATTTTCATGTTcacgttaatttattatattttaataacaatactttTTATGAACATATGGCCACCGAAGTCAATAGACATGATTTCTATTGCTGTTTATTTCATTCGGTTAGAATTCATCACGGATGTTTCACTAACGTTATCTTCGTATTTTTTCCTACAACAATTGGAGTATAGATtcgaaatgttaaattattcttgGAAATATCTTTTTCCTGAATTTCTAACCGCTCCTGGTGAATTTACACATTCCATAACAGGAATGACGCTGGATAAAATACGGCTGTTACACACCGAGCTATCAGACCTATTAAGAATATTCAGCGAGGGTTACGGAAAGATACTATTAGGATACTtcgtattcaattatatagatatgctacttggtttttattattcaattatttttactaaaaatataaaaatatatcattttcacaattttataagaaaatgtgTACCATACATTTTCCAACTACAGAATTCCATATTGGTTTTATCCATCATTATTGCTGCATCACGTGTCCGTGAAAAG aAACGGAAGATGATATCACATTTACGATTAATAAggatttcaaatttatcaGCCAACCtaaaaatacaa attaaattgtttatgaacCAAATATCAGTTCTTGAATCAAGCGAAATCACAGCTTTTGGaattttcaacataaatttaaatcttgttGTATCA aTAATTACCTTACTTATAACTGGTTtagttacaataatacaaatgaaaCAACATCCAATTATGTCAAAAATTGAAgagaatataaatacatttttacaaaacataagTGTCGGAAATACgacttattga